One part of the Vitis riparia cultivar Riparia Gloire de Montpellier isolate 1030 chromosome 6, EGFV_Vit.rip_1.0, whole genome shotgun sequence genome encodes these proteins:
- the LOC117916465 gene encoding ABC transporter G family member 15-like isoform X1, whose amino-acid sequence MLDINSGLSSFTLQQNILCRSMEIEVEGDNGGGGVGGNGGGDHDHRRLVAYLVWEDLTVVVPSFRGGATRRLLHGVTGYAEPGRIMAVMGPSGSGKSTLLDSLAGRLSRNVIMTGSVRINGQRRLHGGIAYVTQHDVLLGTLTVKETLTYSAHLRLPTTMTKEEVNDIVEETILEMGLQNCANGFIGNWHIRGISGGEKKRLSIALEILTQPRLLFLDEPTSGLDSASAYFIIQTLKNTACNGRTVISSIHQPSSEVFALFDHLLLLSGGETVYHGEAKRAVEFFAEAGFPCPSRRNPSDHFLRCINSSFDTIRNTSMGSHKPHSQEIKKLSDPLMNMATADIKATLVEKYKCSKYATKARSRIREISVIDGLEIEKKGGSQAGWQKQLLILTQRSFVNMSRDAGYYWIRILVYTVLSICVGTVFYDVGASTGYTAIMSRVNCGGFITGFMTIMAVGGFPSFIEEIKVFNRERLNRHYGNAVYIVSNFLSSFPFLFVTSFATITIVFFMGKIRSGFNYYIYLCLVLLSCMATVESCMMVVASLVPNYMMGIVVGVGFSGIMMLASGYYRSLDDIPKPFLRYPISYISFMAWAVQGVYKNLLLGLEFDPIIPGTPKLKGEVVLRTMLGIPLSHSKWWDLTAILVIFISYRLLFLVIAKLKERASPLFWTLHANKILQHLDKKSSVKKKPSCPSKRHHPPHSLSSQEGLSSPLA is encoded by the exons ATGTTAGATATAAATTCTGGCTTATCTTCTTTCACTTTGCAGCAGAATATCCTTTGCAGGAGCATGGAGATAGAAGTGGAAGGCGAcaatggtggtggtggtgttggTGGTAATGGAGGAGGTGATCATGATCACCGGAGGTTGGTGGCTTACTTGGTTTGGGAAGACTTAACAGTGGTGGTGCCAAGCTTTCGGGGTGGAGCCACCAGGAGGCTGCTGCATGGAGTTACTGGGTATGCCGAGCCTGGTAGGATCATGGCTGTTATGGGTCCATCTGGCTCCGGAAAGTCTACTCTTCTTGATTCATTAGCAG GTAGACTATCAAGAAATGTTATCATGACAGGAAGTGTTCGTATTAATGGGCAAAGGAGGCTGCATGGTGGTATT GCTTATGTGACCCAACATGATGTACTTTTGGGAACTTTGACAGTCAAAGAAACCCTGACTTACTCAGCCCATCTGAGACTCCCTACTACCATGACTAAAGAAGAGGTTAATGACATTGTAGAGGAAACAATCCTGGAAATGGGACTTCAAAATTGTGCTAATGGGTTTATTGGAAACTGGCATATAAGAGGTATTAGCGGTGGAGAGAAGAAAAGGCTTAGTATTGCATTAGAGATTCTAACACAGCCCCGCCTCTTGTTTCTCGACGAGCCCACTAGTGGCCTTGACAGTGCCTCAGCCTACTTCATAATTCAAACTCTTAAGAATACTGCTTGCAATGGAAGAACAGTCATCTCCTCAATTCACCAGCCAAGTAGTGAAGTTTTTGCTCTCTTTGATCACCTTCTTTTATTATCTGGTGGTGAAACTGTCTACCATGGAGAAGCTAAAAGGGCCGTGGAG TTCTTTGCGGAGGCCGGATTTCCATGTCCAAGTCGAAGAAATCCATCCGATCACTTCCTTCGCTGTATTAACTCGAGCTTTGACACTATCAGGAACACTTCCATGGGATCTCACAAACCACAT tcacaggaaataaaaaaattatcagatCCTTTGATGAATATGGCAACAGCAGATATCAAAGCTACACTGGTTGAGAAATACAAGTGCTCCAAGTATGCAACAAAAGCAAGATCCAGGATTAGAGAAATCTCCGTCATT GATGGACttgagatagaaaaaaaaggAGGGAGCCAAGCAGGATGGCAGAAGCAACTTTTGATACTAACACAAAGGTCTTTTGTGAACATGTCAAGAGATGCGGGATACTACTGGATTAGGATACTAGTCTATACTGTCCTATCAATATGTGTTGGTACCGTCTTCTATGATGTTGGCGCTAGTACAGGATATACTGCTATCATGAGTCGGGTAAACTGTGGCGGTTTCATTACGGGGTTTATGACAATCATGGCAGTCGGAGGCTTCCCTTCCTTCATAGAGGAAATAAAG GTTTTCAATAGAGAAAGGCTCAACCGGCATTATGGAAATGCTGTGTATATTGTATCAAACTTCCTgtcttcctttcctttcttgttTGTTACCTCGTTTGCTACCATAACAATTGTCTTTTTCATGGGGAAGATTAGGTCTGGATTTAACTATTATATATACCTATGCCTTGTTCTGCTTAGCTGCATGGCTACTGTAGAAAGCTGCATGATGGTTGTAGCTTCTTTGGTTCCCAACTATATGATGGGAATCGTAGTTGGTGTTGGATTCAGT GGCATTATGATGCTGGCATCGGGGTATTACCGAAGTTTAGATGATATTCCTAAGCCATTCTTGCGCTACCCGATTTCATATATCAGTTTCATGGCATGGGCAGTGCAG GGAGTGTACAAGAATCTTCTACTCGGGCTTGAGTTTGATCCTATAATACCGGGTACCCCAAAACTGAAAGGCGAGGTGGTATTGCGAACTATGCTTGGAATTCCATTAAGTCATTCAAAATGGTGGGACTTGACTGCTATTCtagtcatttttatttcttatagacttctcttcttggttattgcaaAGCTCAAGGAACGAGCTTCACCATTGTTTTGGACACTTCATGCCAACAAAATTCTGCAACATCTCGATAAGAAGTCTTCAGTGAAGAAGAAGCCTTCTTGCCCTTCCAAAAGACACCATCCTCCTCATTCGCTGTCTTCTCAAGAGGGCCTTAGCTCTCCATTAGCCTAG
- the LOC117916465 gene encoding ABC transporter G family member 12-like isoform X2 — MLDINSGLSSFTLQQNILCRSMEIEVEGDNGGGGVGGNGGGDHDHRRLVAYLVWEDLTVVVPSFRGGATRRLLHGVTGYAEPGRIMAVMGPSGSGKSTLLDSLAGRLSRNVIMTGSVRINGQRRLHGGIAYVTQHDVLLGTLTVKETLTYSAHLRLPTTMTKEEVNDIVEETILEMGLQNCANGFIGNWHIRGISGGEKKRLSIALEILTQPRLLFLDEPTSGLDSASAYFIIQTLKNTACNGRTVISSIHQPSSEVFALFDHLLLLSGGETVYHGEAKRAVEFFAEAGFPCPSRRNPSDHFLRCINSSFDTIRNTSMGSHKPHSQEIKKLSDPLMNMATADIKATLVEKYKCSKYATKARSRIREISVIDGLEIEKKGGSQAGWQKQLLILTQRSFVNMSRDAGYYWIRILVYTVLSICVGTVFYDVGASTGYTAIMSRVNCGGFITGFMTIMAVGGFPSFIEEIKGIMMLASGYYRSLDDIPKPFLRYPISYISFMAWAVQGVYKNLLLGLEFDPIIPGTPKLKGEVVLRTMLGIPLSHSKWWDLTAILVIFISYRLLFLVIAKLKERASPLFWTLHANKILQHLDKKSSVKKKPSCPSKRHHPPHSLSSQEGLSSPLA; from the exons ATGTTAGATATAAATTCTGGCTTATCTTCTTTCACTTTGCAGCAGAATATCCTTTGCAGGAGCATGGAGATAGAAGTGGAAGGCGAcaatggtggtggtggtgttggTGGTAATGGAGGAGGTGATCATGATCACCGGAGGTTGGTGGCTTACTTGGTTTGGGAAGACTTAACAGTGGTGGTGCCAAGCTTTCGGGGTGGAGCCACCAGGAGGCTGCTGCATGGAGTTACTGGGTATGCCGAGCCTGGTAGGATCATGGCTGTTATGGGTCCATCTGGCTCCGGAAAGTCTACTCTTCTTGATTCATTAGCAG GTAGACTATCAAGAAATGTTATCATGACAGGAAGTGTTCGTATTAATGGGCAAAGGAGGCTGCATGGTGGTATT GCTTATGTGACCCAACATGATGTACTTTTGGGAACTTTGACAGTCAAAGAAACCCTGACTTACTCAGCCCATCTGAGACTCCCTACTACCATGACTAAAGAAGAGGTTAATGACATTGTAGAGGAAACAATCCTGGAAATGGGACTTCAAAATTGTGCTAATGGGTTTATTGGAAACTGGCATATAAGAGGTATTAGCGGTGGAGAGAAGAAAAGGCTTAGTATTGCATTAGAGATTCTAACACAGCCCCGCCTCTTGTTTCTCGACGAGCCCACTAGTGGCCTTGACAGTGCCTCAGCCTACTTCATAATTCAAACTCTTAAGAATACTGCTTGCAATGGAAGAACAGTCATCTCCTCAATTCACCAGCCAAGTAGTGAAGTTTTTGCTCTCTTTGATCACCTTCTTTTATTATCTGGTGGTGAAACTGTCTACCATGGAGAAGCTAAAAGGGCCGTGGAG TTCTTTGCGGAGGCCGGATTTCCATGTCCAAGTCGAAGAAATCCATCCGATCACTTCCTTCGCTGTATTAACTCGAGCTTTGACACTATCAGGAACACTTCCATGGGATCTCACAAACCACAT tcacaggaaataaaaaaattatcagatCCTTTGATGAATATGGCAACAGCAGATATCAAAGCTACACTGGTTGAGAAATACAAGTGCTCCAAGTATGCAACAAAAGCAAGATCCAGGATTAGAGAAATCTCCGTCATT GATGGACttgagatagaaaaaaaaggAGGGAGCCAAGCAGGATGGCAGAAGCAACTTTTGATACTAACACAAAGGTCTTTTGTGAACATGTCAAGAGATGCGGGATACTACTGGATTAGGATACTAGTCTATACTGTCCTATCAATATGTGTTGGTACCGTCTTCTATGATGTTGGCGCTAGTACAGGATATACTGCTATCATGAGTCGGGTAAACTGTGGCGGTTTCATTACGGGGTTTATGACAATCATGGCAGTCGGAGGCTTCCCTTCCTTCATAGAGGAAATAAAG GGCATTATGATGCTGGCATCGGGGTATTACCGAAGTTTAGATGATATTCCTAAGCCATTCTTGCGCTACCCGATTTCATATATCAGTTTCATGGCATGGGCAGTGCAG GGAGTGTACAAGAATCTTCTACTCGGGCTTGAGTTTGATCCTATAATACCGGGTACCCCAAAACTGAAAGGCGAGGTGGTATTGCGAACTATGCTTGGAATTCCATTAAGTCATTCAAAATGGTGGGACTTGACTGCTATTCtagtcatttttatttcttatagacttctcttcttggttattgcaaAGCTCAAGGAACGAGCTTCACCATTGTTTTGGACACTTCATGCCAACAAAATTCTGCAACATCTCGATAAGAAGTCTTCAGTGAAGAAGAAGCCTTCTTGCCCTTCCAAAAGACACCATCCTCCTCATTCGCTGTCTTCTCAAGAGGGCCTTAGCTCTCCATTAGCCTAG
- the LOC117916553 gene encoding ABC transporter G family member 15-like codes for MGRGIEMASGGSDGVEVEDGWSRGRAHEGGTYLVWEDLTVVLPNFGKGPTKRLLQGLTGYAEPGRIMAIMGPSGSGKSTLLDSLAGRLSRNVIMTGNVLLNGKKRRLDCGFVAYVTQEDVLLGTLTVRETITYSAHLRLPTSMTKEEINGIVDGTIMEMGLQDCSDRMIGNWHLRGISGGEKKRLSIALEILTRPRLLFLDEPTSGLDSASAFFVIQTLRNVARDGRTIISSIHQPSSEVFDLFDDLFLLSGGETIYFGEAKKALEFFAEAGFPCPSRRSPSDHFLRCINSDFDIVTATLKGSQRLREIQQSSNSVMELATAEIKAILADEYKGSKYQRRAGERIQEISTSEGLVPGSQSGSQASWWKQLVTLTRRSFLNMSRDVGYYWLRLMIYIVVSICVGTIYFDVGTSYTAILARCACGGFISGFMTFMSIGAFPSFVEEMKVFYRERLNGHYGVAVFILSNFLSSFPYLVAISVATGTITFYMVKFRSEFSHYVFFCLNLFSCIAVVESCMMVVASLVPNFLMGIITGAGLIGIMMMTSGFFRLLSDLPKPFWRYPVSYISYGAWGLQGAYKNDLIGLEFEPLISGDPKLKGSEIITNMLGIPLDHSKWWDLAALFIILISYRLIFFLILKFKERAWPYFRTLYSNRTLQQLNRRPSFHTKPSSFPSKRHQALRSLSSQEGLSSPIA; via the exons ATGGGGAGGGGGATAGAGATGGCCAGTGGTGGCAGTGACGGTGTGGAAGTGGAGGATGGGTGGTCTAGAGGCAGAGCTCATGAGGGAGGAACTTACTTGGTGTGGGAGGATCTCACTGTGGTGCTGCCAAACTTCGGGAAGGGACCCACTAAGCGGTTGCTTCAGGGGCTAACTGGCTATGCTGAGCCTGGTAGGATCATGGCCATTATGGGTCCTTCTGGCTCTGGGAAATCCACTCTTCTTGACTCTCTAGCAG GTAGACTCTCAAGAAATGTGATAATGACTGGAAATGTTCTTCTTAATGGGAAGAAGAGGAGGCTAGACTGTGGATTTGTT GCTTATGTGACCCAAGAAGATGTACTGCTGGGAACGCTCACGGTTAGGGAAACCATAACATACTCAGCACATTTGAGGCTTCCAACTAGCATGACCAAAGAAGAGATTAATGGGATTGTAGATGGAACAATCATGGAAATGGGTCTACAAGATTGCTCTGATAGAATGATTGGGAACTGGCATTTAAGAGGTATAAGTGGTGGAGAGAAGAAGAGATTGAGCATTGCCCTTGAAATTCTTACGCGTCCCCGTCTTTTGTTTCTTGATGAACCTACAAGTGGCCTAGACAGTGCCTCAGCTTTCTTCGTTATACAAACACTTAGAAATGTTGCTCGCGATGGAAGAACTATTATCTCCTCAATTCACCAACCAAGTAGCGAAGTTTTCGACCTCTTTGATGACCTTTTCTTACTCTCTGGTGGTGAAACAATCTACTTTGGAGAAGCAAAAAAGGCTTTAGAG TTCTTTGCCGAAGCGGGCTTTCCATGCCCAAGCAGAAGGAGTCCTTCTGATCACTTCCTTCGTTGTATCAATTCAGACTTCGACATTGTAACAGCCACCCTCAAAGGATCTCAAAGACTTCGT GAAATCCAGCAATCATCAAATTCTGTCATGGAATTGGCAACAGCAGAGATCAAAGCAATTCTTGCAGATGAGTACAAGGGCTCAAAGTATCAAAGACGGGCAGGGGAAAGGATTCAGGAAATATCAACTTCT GAAGGACTTGTGCCTGGATCACAAAGTGGGAGCCAAGCGAGTTGGTGGAAGCAACTTGTCACATTGACACGGCGATCTTTTCTGAACATGTCTAGGGACGTTGGATATTACTGGCTGAGGTTAATGATCTACATAGTAGTGTCAATTTGTGTGGGTACTATCTATTTTGATGTTGGCACTAGCTATACTGCAATCTTGGCTCGGTGTGCTTGTGGTGGATTCATATCAGGCTTCATGACCTTCATGTCCATTGGAGCCTTCCCGTCCTTTGTCGAAGAAATGAAG GTCTTCTATAGAGAAAGGCTCAATGGGCATTATGGAGTTGCTGTGTTTATACTATCAAACTTCTTGTCTTCATTCCCATACTTGGTGGCAATTTCGGTGGCTACAGGGACTATTACATTTTACATGGTGAAGTTTCGGTCTGAATTTTCTCATTATGTGTTCTTCTGCCTCAATCTTTTTAGCTGCATTGCTGTTGTTGAGAGCTGCATGATGGTTGTGGCTTCATTAGTCCCAAATTTCTTGATGGGAATCATAACTGGGGCTGGACTTATT GGAATCATGATGATGACTTCGGGATTCTTCCGTTTGTTGTCTGATCTTCCCAAGCCTTTTTGGCGCTATCCCGTTTCATATATCAGTTATGGGGCATGGGGACTACAG GGAGCATACAAGAATGACTTGATTGGGCTGGAGTTTGAACCTCTTATATCTGGTGACCCCAAACTGAAGGGTTCAGAAATCATCACAAACATGCTCGGAATTCCACTGGATCATTCCAAGTGGTGGGACTTGGCTGCTTTATTTATCATTCTCATATCTTACAGACTCATCTTCTTCCTCATCCTCAAGTTCAAGGAAAGAGCCTGGCCATACTTTCGGACACTTTACAGCAACAGAACTCTGCAGCAACTTAATCGCAGGCCTTCATTCCATACCAAGCCTTCTTCATTTCCTTCAAAAAGACACCAGGCCCTCCGTTCACTGTCTTCTCAAGAGGGTCTCAGCTCCCCAATCGCCTAG